The sequence AAATTGCCGCCGTGCTCCAGCGTCTGAGAACTGTTCCAGAGCCATTCGACGATCTGATCCCGGGTATATCCGCGCGGACGGGTGAGCAGCAGGTAGAACAGATCACGCGCCGCGCGTGACGGCCAGTGCACCGGCTCTCCATTGACGGTCACGCTCTCCTGCCCCAGCGTTCGGATCACGATGCTCATCGGCATGACCTCCGCGTTCAGAAACCAGACTTTTCCTGCTTAAACGCGCCCTGCGGATGCAGCTGGGCAGAGCACCAAAAGAGATCTGCCATATAATTTCTCACATTAAGGGTCTGAGAAATGTGGCTCAGGGCTGTCGCGGCCACTGTGAATACGATCTTCAGGGCGCGGGACAGACGACGGAAGGCCACATTCCGTCCAGGAAGCCGTATTTTGTCCTTCTCTCTGCGTCCCAGCCGTGCTGGGATGAAGATCATGAGAAAATGGTATACACTTTTTAACTCATGTGTTCCATGAAGATGAGCCGACGCGGCCCTGCCGTCTCCCCGGCTGCAAAACAGGCGTTTTTTTGCAGTGATATCGGCATTCAGCTCCCTGGATCTCTGTAACCGTTCGGCGACCACCCATCTTCATACTCTAAGGGAGCTCAAAAGCACCTCAATCTCGCTCTCATTCGCAGTCAGGTGCAGGCGGCTCACAGATGTCGGCGTTTCAGCGCACGCTGTTCGGCGCGACAGGGGGAAAGATGAACTCCACCGTGAACACCGTCATGTTGATCGGACCGAACGGACCCACCGCCAACTCCTTTATGGGCCTGCTGTCCGGCCTGAAGTGCCGCGTGCTGCGTTCCAGCACCGTCCGTGCACTGCAGCACACCATTCAGCTGCAACTCGCCATCGTGGAGTACCTGCCGGCAGAGTACACGCTGGCGGCGTTCACGGCCCAGCTGCATCGGCTGCAGCCGGTACCCACCGTGGTGGTGGGGCCGGAGCTGACCGCACAGCAGGTGGAGCAGCTGACCGCTCCCGGTGCGGCTCAGGCCTACCTTCCGCTTCAGAGCAGCATGGCCGCGCGGCGTCAGCTGATTCAGGCGCAGCTGCCCAACTCAGATGGCCGCACCCTGAGGGTCGGGCAGCTGTCGCTGGACCCTCAGGACCAGAGCGTCCGCTACGGCGCCGACCCGCTCCCGCTGACCGCCACCGAATACCGGCTGCTGCGCTCGCTGATGCAGGTGCCGGGCCAGCTGCTCAGCTGCGCGGCCCTGGAAGCCCTGACCAGCTGCAGCGACATCCAGGCCCATCTGGGCAGCGTGCGGCGCAAGCTGTTCGCCGCGTCCGCCCCGCTGCTGGTACGCGGGAGCCGCCGCAGCGGGTACGTCATCGACGCCCGGGTCCATTCGCGTGCGCCCCGCAGCGCCGACCTGGCCTTGAGAACCCACCTGCGTCAGCTGTTCTGACCGCTGCTTGCACTCCGCCGTCCGGGCCGAGCATCCCGGGCGCTCCGGCCGCCATCGCTGCTCTGCCGGCCCCCCAGGAGGTCTGTCATGTCCCTGAAGAGCGTCCCCAGCCTGCCCATCACGCCGTTCACCCCGGCCTCCGTCTCGGCCGACCCTGAGCTGCTGGCCCTGCTGGACAGCGTGATCCAGACGAACAAGGAGCTGCTGCGCCGCATCGAGCGGCTCGAACGCACCGAACGCATCCGCGCCGCCCTGCAACCGCCCGCCAACCTGGGCATCGATTACTGAGCGGACTCAGCCGCAAAGCGAGGGTTATGTCGTCTGTCGTCTCCCTGATCACCGAAGGCACCTATCCGCTCTACACCGGCGGCGTCAGCGTCTGGTGCGAGCAGCTCGTCACCGGGCTGCCGGAGGTGGAGTTCCGGGTGCTGGCACTCAGCGGGCTCAGCACCAAGATCGGCTGCACGCTGCCCGAGAACGTGCGGCAGGTGGATGTGGTGCCCTTGTGGGAAAGTCTGCCGGTGCGTGGCAGCCGCCCCCGGCAGCGCGCGGAGTTCCAGGAGCTGTACGCCCGGGTGCTGGGCGCCATGCTCAAAGACGGCCCGGAGGCCAGCGCCGACTTTATCGGGGCGCTGAACCGGCTGAGTCTGTTCGCCCGGCGTGCGGACCTCCACAGCGCGCTGGCCGTGCCCAGCAACGCTCAGGTGCTGCTGCAGGTGTGGCTGGAACACGTCAACGCCGTCAGCGGGCCGCCGCGCATGAGCCCCACCATCCCGCGCCCCACCATTTCGGACGCCCTGAGCGCCAACATGTGGCTGATTCACCTGCTGCGGCCACTCGCGACACCAGCGCCGGAAGCGGACCTGACCCACGCCGTGAGCAACGGGCTGTCAGTGCTGCCGGCCATCGCGGCCAAGGCGGTGCATGGCACCCCCTTCCTGCTGACCGAACACGGGGTGTACCTGCGCGAACGCTACCTGACGCCGCCCTCGGAGTTCCTGTCGGCCGGGACGCGCGCCTTCCTGCTGCGCTTCCACATGCACCTGACCCGCGCCGCCTACACGGTGGCCGACATCATCTCGCCGGCCTCGAACTTCAACACCCGCTGGCAGCTGCACTTCGGTGCCGACGTGCAGAAGCTGCACCCGGTCTACAACGGCATCGACCCGGCCCTGTTCACGCTGGGCGAGACCGAGCCAAGTGAGCCGACCGTGGCCTGGGTGGGCCGGGTGGACCCGATCAAGGACCTGGACACCCTGATCCGCGCGCACGCGCTGATTCAGCACCACATTCCCTCCGCGCACCTGCGGATGTTCGGCCCGATCCCACAGGGCAACGAGGACTATGAACGCACCTGCCGCCAGCTGATCCACGACCTGGGCCTGGACGAGACGGCGCGCTTCGAGGGCCGGGTGCCGTCGGTGGCGCAGGCGTATCAGGCGGGGCACGTGGTGGCGCTGAGCAGCATCTCCGAGGGCTTCCCGTACTCGGTGATCGAGGCGATGGCCACCGGACGGCCGATGGTCGCCACCGACGTGGGCGGTGTGCGCGAGGCGGTGGGAGACACCGGCTTCGTGGTGCCACCCCGCGATCCGCGCGCCTTCGCGGAAGCGTGCCAGGCGCTGCTGAGTGACCACGCGCTGCGGCGCCGAATGAGCCTGCAGGCCCGCGAGCGGGTGCTGACGCTCTTCACCGTGCAGCACTGCCTGGACGCCTACCAGCGCATGTACACCTCTCTGATGTTTCCCGCGAGTATGTCAGGAGCCTGAGATGACGAGCCTTCAGGACGCCAGCCCGAACCTGGGCCGGCTGGGACGCGAATTGCGTCAGGTCTGCGCCCAGGCCACCCAGCCGGAAGAAATCGCCGCCGCCCTGGAAGCGACCGGCCTCAACGACGACCTCGTGCGGGAGCAGTACGGCCTGCCGGATGTGTTTGCCTGCGCCGAAGCGCTCTACTCCCACCTGCCCTACACGGCGCCGGCTGTACGCAGCGTCACGGTGGCCCGCCCGATGTGGCGTCTGGCGCCGCGCGGCGTGCTGTACGCGCTGCCGGGCGCGGCCCTGGCAGTGGCGAGCCCGCTCCTGACCGGCGCTCCCGCCGCCCAGGAGGCCCTGATGGCCTCGGTGATTTTCGGCTGGGGCTGGGGCCAGGGGCTGGCGAGCATCGGCTACCGCCGGACCGGCGAGCCGCTGCGGCGCTTCCTGTGGCAGGCGACCCTGCTGACCCTCCCGGTCGCGGCGGCGGTGGGGGCCGGCACGGCCCTGCTGGCGCACCAGCCGGTTCTGGCGGCGGCGCTGGTGGCGGGCGTGGCCGGCACCTCCTTTGCGGGCTTCGCGTCGCTGCTGATCCTGGGGCAGCTCCCGCTGGCCGCCGTGGCGTACCTGCCCAGCGTGGCGTACCTGCTGCTCGGCCAGCACGACCCGGTGGGCGGGTGGGTGGCGGCCCTCACCGCGGCCCTGCTCCCGCTGGTGGCCCTGGCCGGACAGCCCCGGCCCCCGGCGGGCCTGCAGCTGCCGGACCCGGCGTGGCACGCCACCCTGGCGCACGCCATCTCCGGCTGGACCTGCGCGCTCTTTGTGACCGGCGTGTTCAGTGTGGCGCTGCACCGGCTGGGCGCCCTGGCCATCCTGCCGGTGATCGTGAGCGTGGGGGCCATGGAGGTGCTGTCGGTGCAGTTCTACGGTCAGCTGCGGTCGCTGGCCGCGCGGCACGGCCAGATGCTGAGCCTGGCTGGGCACGCCCTCCGCACGCTGGGCGTGGCGCTGGCGGTGTACCTGGGCGTGCTGCTGGCGCTGCTGGGCGCGTTTCTGCTGATCACCCGTCCGGAGGCGTGGGCCGATCCCCGCGCCACCGTCACCGCGCTGCTCCCGCTGCTGGTCTACGGCTGCGCGCTGCTGCTCGGCACGGTGGTGAGCAACGTCGGACAGCCGTGGCTCAGCGGCATGGCGTGGCTGCTCGGCAGCGGCGCGGCGCTGGCCCTGCTGCCGCTCGCTCCCAGCTGGGCGCCACTGCTCGGCGCGCTGCTGGTGCTGATCTGTATGAGCTACGGGGTGGTGCGGGCGCTGCTGGTGCCGACCACCTATCACTGACCCCGAACCCCACGAACAGGAATTCCGAACCCGCCCCAGTTCCGCCGGCACGGACCCGGCACAGGAGGACCCGATGGCACAGATGGTAGCCGTAACCGGCGCAGAAGGATTTATCGGTTCGCATCTGGTGGAGGCGCTGGTGCAGAGCGGCGCCCGGGTGCGCGCGATGGTGCAGTACAACTCGTTCAACACCTGGGGCTGGCTGGAACAGCTGCCCGCCGAGGTGATGGCGCAGGTGGAGGTGCAGCTGGGCGACGTGCGTGACCCGGGCAGCGTGCAGGCGCTGATGCGGGGGGCCGACACGGTGTACCACCTGGCCGCGTTGATCGCCATTCCGTACAGCTATCAGGCGCCGCGCAGCTACATCGAGACCAACGTGATCGGCACGCTGAACGTGCTGGAGGCCGCCCGGGCGCTGGAAACGCCCCGGCTGGTCCACACCAGCACCAGTGAGGTGTACGGCACCGCCCGCACCGTCCCGATCCACGAGACGCATCCGGTCAACCCGCAGTCGCCCTACGCCGCCTCCAAGGCCGCCGCGGACCAGCTGGTGAACAGCTACGCCCTGAGCTTCGAGCTGCCGGTGGTGACGCTGCGGCCGTTCAACACCTACGGGCCCCGCCAGTCGGCGCGCGCCGTGATCTCCAACATCATCGCGCAGCTGTCGGCCGGCCAGCCGGCGGTGCGGCTCGGCGACGTGACGCCCACCCGCGACTTCACCTTCGTGCAGGACACCGCCGCTGCCTTCGTGGCGGTGGGCACCGCCGGCCCGGAGGTGATCGGGCAGACGCTCAACGCCGGCAGCAACAGCGAGATCAGTGTGGGCGACCTGGTGCAGCTGATCTCGGACGTGATGGAGCGGCCCGTGCAGATCGAGCAAGAGGAGCAGCGGGTGCGCCCGGCCGCCTCGGAGGTGCGCCGGCTGGTGTGCGACAACCGGGAACTGCGCCGCCTGACCCGCTGGCAACCGCGTTACCCGCTGCACGAAGGCCTCACCCGCACCGTCGAGTGGTTCCACCAGCCGCGCAACCTCGAACGCTACAAGCCCCACCTGTACACCGTCTGATGGCCGCAGCCCGCCTCGCCTCCCTTTCCGCCCACCGCCCGGGCGGTCCCCACAGGAGCTTCCCATGCATGCAGTGATTCTGGCCGGAGGAAAAGGCACCCGCCTGCGCCCCTACACCACCTGCGTTCCCAAGCCGCTGGTGCCGATCGGTGACCGCTACTCGATTCTGGAAATTCTGCTGTTGCAGCTGCGGCACCACGGCGTCACCTCGGTCACGCTGGCCATCGGCCACATGGGCAGCCTGATCCGCGCCTTCATCGGCAACGGCGCCCGCTTCGACCTGGACGTGCAGTACGTGGAGGAGGAGCAGCCGCTCGGCACTGTCGGGCCGCTGCTGCCGATGCTCTCGGAGCTGCCGGAGCACTTCCTGATGATGAACGGCGACGTGCTGACCGACATCGACTTCGCGGAGCTGTACGGCGACCACATTCACGGCGGCGCGCCGCTGACGGTCGCCACCTACCAGCGGCAGGTCAGCAGCGAGTTCGGCGTGCTGGACGTGGCCGAGGGGCACATCGTGGGCTTCCGCGAGAAGCCGGTGTTCGACTTCGATGTGAGCATGGGCGTGTACGCGCTGAGCCGCGAGACGCTGCGCGGCTTCCTGCCGGGCGTCCCGCTGGGCATGGACCGGTTGATCATGGAGCTGCTCCGGCGCGGCACGCCGCCGGCCAGCTACCACTTCGGCGGCTACTGGCTGGACATCGGGCGGCCCGACGACTACGACCGGGCCAACGCGCAGTTCGATGAGCTGCAGTACACCCTGCTGCCCCAGCTGCGGCTGGTGCCGGACCCGCTGCGTCAGGCGGCGCTGGGAGACACAGCGTGCGCGTCCTGATTCTGGGCGCCAGCGGCTTTCTGGGCGGCCACGTGCAGGCGGCGCTGAGCGCAGCAGGCCATCAGGTGGTGAACGCGCCGCCCTCCAGCCAGCTGGACCTCGCGGGCGGCTGTGAGGCGCTGCTGCGCGGCACCCGGCCGGACGCGGTGGTGAACTGTGCCGGCCGCACCCAGGGCACCGACGCGGAGCTGACGCTGGCCAACCTGACGCTGGTGCAGCAGCTGATCCGGGCGGCCCTGACGGTAGAGCCGCACCCGCGGGTGGTGCAGCTCGGTTCCGCCGCCGAGTACGGCCCGTTGGCCCAGGTGGTGTCGGAGGACACGCCGCCGCAGCCGGACAGCGCCTACGGCCAGAGCAAGCTGGCCGCCACCCGGGCGCTGCTGGCGGCCGCGCCGGAGCTGGACGTCACGGTGCTGCGGGTGTGCAATCCGGTGGGTGCCGGGCAGCGGCCCCAGACGCTGCCCGGCCGCGCGGCCCGGCTGTTCCAGCAGGCCCTGCGCGAGCACGCCCCGGAGGTGGAATTCGGAGACCTGAGCGCCCGGCGCGACTTCATCGACGCCCGCGACGTGGCACGGGCGGTGGAGCTGGTGCTGCGCGCGCCTCCCGCCGAGCCGTTGCTGAACGTGGGGCGCGGCGAGGCGGTCCCGGCCCGCACGCTGGTCCGGGCGCTGGCCCGGCTGTGCCGCTATCCGGGGCAGATTCACGAACACGCCGCCGGCTCCAGCCGCTCCGGGGCCCTGCTGTGGCAGCGGGCCGACGTGTCGCGGCTGCGTGGGCTCGGCTGGGCACCCAGCTACAGCCTTCAGGACGCACTCGATGCCCTCTGGCGGGACGTCGAAGCGCACACCGCCCCCCGCCGCACCCTCGCTTAAGGAGCCCCATGAACCCCCAGCGTTCCCTGATCCTGACGGCCCTGACCACCGCCCTGTTGGTCGCCTGTTCCTCGCCCTCCACCCGGCCCCCGGCCACCACCGGCCCGTCGGCCGGGAAGCCGGTGCACCCGGGGGTGACTGCTGGCACGCCCGCCCTGCCGGCCAGCAACCTGATGCGGCTGCCTCACGTGAACGCGCCCCGCCTGCAGAGTGGCCGCCTGAAGCCGCTGGCCGTGACCGCCAATCCGAATCTGGTGGCCCTGCGGATGCTGATCATCACCGCCGGGACGACGGACCCGGACCTGGACGCGGCCAAGGCCATGCTGGCGCAGGCCGGAGTGCCGTACGACGTGCTGGACGCAAGCAACACCACCCTGACCGCCGACACCCTGATCGCCCCGGATGGCTCCGGGCGTTATCAGGGCGTGGTCCTGACCAACAACTCGTTGCTGTACCAGGACAGCGGCGGCAACTTCCAATACGCCTTCGATGGGGTCGAGTGGACCACCCTGTGGCAGTACGAAGCCACCTTCAAGGTCCGGCAGCTCTCGCTGTACACCTACCCCGGCACCTTCCCCGAGGACTACGCGCTGCGCTACATCGACGGGAGCGCCTCGGACAAAGCTGACGTGGTGGCCGCCCCGGGCCAGACCATCACCAGCGACCTGCGGGCCGGCGCTGTGATTCCGGTTCGCAACGCCTATAACTACCCGGCCAGCGTGCTGCCGTCCAGCCAGTGGGCGGCGGCGGGCGTCACGGCCGTTCAACCGGTCCTGACCGCCAAGAACAACCCTGGCATGGTGCTGGCCGCCACCTCCACCACCACCGATGGCCGCGAGCGCATGGCCCTGACCATGTCGCACAATCAGAACTTCCTGCACACTCAGCTGCTCGGCTTCGACCTGGTCAACTGGGTCACGAAGGGGCTGTATCTGGGCCAGTACCGGCGCTACAACCAGCTGGATATCGACGACTGGTTCCTGGCCGACGACGAGTACGACCCGGTCACGCACACCATCCGGCCCGAAGCGTTCCGAATGTCCGCCAGTGACGCGCTGGCCGCCCGGGACCGGCAGACCGAGATTCAGAACACGTACGACGTGGCGCGCGCCTTCCGCTTCGCCGTTGCGTACAACGGTGGCGGGGCCAACACCGCCGCCCCGCTCAGCTGCGACCCGAACGTCAAGAGTGTGGACCCGCTGACCAGTGTGAGCCGCTGCCTGGGGAGCACCTTCGACTGGATCAGCCACACCCGCGATCACGAGTACATGGACTTCCTGAACTACGACGACTCCTACGCGCAGCTGCAGCCGAACAAGCGGATCGGCACCACGCTGGGCCTGGTGTTCAGCAAGAAGGGCCTGGTCACGGGCGACATGTCGGGCCTGGGGTACTACAACGCCAATGGAGACGGCCTCAAGACCAACTACGGCCTGACCAGCTCCAATGCCAACTTCCTGCAGGCGGCCCAGGACACGAATGTCCAGTACCTCGCCTCCAACCACTCGGTGGACGGCCAGTGGGACCCCAGCTGCCCCACCTGCGGCGTGACGCATCCGCTGAACAACAGCGTCCTGCTGATTCCGCGCTGGCCCACCAACATCTTCTACTACGCCACCACGCCCGAGGAGATCGTGTCGTCCTACAACGCGGTGTACGCCCCCGGCGGCACCCTCCCCTACTGGGATCACGCGCTGACCTACGCGGAGATCCTGGACAAGGAGAGCGACATGGCCCTGAACCACATCCTGCTCGGCGCGGCCTTCCCGCACTACATGCACGTCACCAATCTGCGCCAGTACGCGCCCGGCAAGAGCATCGCCAGCGACTGGGAACGCGCGGTCCTGACCAAGTACAGCCAGTACAGCAACCTCCCCCTCGGCACGCTGGCCTGGGACACTCTGGGGCAGGAGATCCGGCGGCGCACGACCTTCATGAAGAGCAACGTGCGCGCCGTAGCGGATTACGCCGCCAAGACCGTCACCATCACCTCGCCCAGCGGCGGCGCCGTGTACGTCACCGGCCTGACCGGCACCAACGCCACGGTGTACGGCGGCCGCAGCACCCGCTTCTGGGATTTCAGCCCGAACCAGTCACTGACCGTGATGCTGAAGTAACCGGTGCCTGACCCGTCCATCATCCGCCCCCCAAGCCCGCTGGAGACCCCATGACGACCTCACGCCTCCTGCTCGACGCCTCCACCTCGCCGACTCCGGCCGCCGGGGCGACCCGTGTGCCGCCCAAGCCGCTGGCGGTGTACTACGGACACGGCAGCCTGCAGCGGCTGAGCGCCTATCGGATGGTGGTGCTGCACCCGCAGCACTACACCCCCGCCGAGATCCTGTGGCTCAAGGGGCGGGGGGTCAAGCCGCTGGCCTACCTGAGCGTGGGCGAGGACCCCAGCCCGGAACCGTCAGCGTGGTCCCGGCGGAGCCGCAATCCAGCGTGGAACACCTGGTACGTCAAAATCGGGCATCCCGCCTGGAATGCCCGGCTGTACGCCACCGCCGCCGAGGCCCTGCAGCACTTTGACGGGCTGCTGCTCGACACGCTCGACAGCTCCATCCTATTTCCCACGGACCGCTCGCCGCTGTTGCGGACCCTGCGCAGCCTGCGGCAGCGGCATCCGGACGCCTACTTCCTGGCCAACCGCGGCTTCGACCTGCTGCCGGACATGGCCCGCTACGTCAACGGCGTGCTGATGGAAACGTTCACCACCTCCTGGGAGGACGGCTACCGCAAGCTGCGCCCGCATGAGCTGGCCTACACGGCCGAGATGCTGCGGCGGGTCCGCAGCTGCGACCTCGAGGTGTATGCCCTGGACTACGCCACCACCGATCAGCAGCGCCGCGCCGCGCGGGTGCGGGCGCGGGCGCTGGGGCTGACCACCTTCGTGAGTGTTCGTGAACTCAACAGCATCTGAGGGGCCTGAACAGTGCAGGCCGGGCCCGGCGCGTTCACCGCCGTGGCCCGGCCACCGCCCGCCGCCTCACCGCCGGAGCGTGATCACCCTCCGGCTCAGGGGCAGCCGATCCGCACGTACCCGCTCATGTTCTTGCCCACGAGGTCCAGGTCCTTGCGAATGGCATTGATCCCGCTGGCGCTCATCATCGAGCAGTTCAGTGCGGTCCGGCGATACTCGGCATCCAGAGCCAGCTTGCCGCGCCGGGTGTACTCGCCAAGGGCGCTGCACTCGCCGTACTCCTGGCACTGCTCGTTCAGGATGCCGTCGAACTTCTCGACCATCATCTTGCCGGTGCGGTCCCGCTGCAGGATCTGGTCGGGGCCGTTCTTCTGCAGCACCGCGAGGCCGTTCTCGTGCGCGCGGTCAGCAATCCAGCCGTTGAAGTCCAGCTGCTGCTGCCGGGTGATGCGGCCACCACTGACGTTCTCGTCGTTCTGCAGGTTGTCCGGTTCCAGTGCGTCAAAGCCCTTGCTCTTGCACAGCTTCATGCGGTCAATCAGGATCGGCGCCAGCACCGAGGGGCTCTTGAACACGTTGGTGACGTCCAGGAAGTACTCGTCCGGCCAGTCCGGGTCCTGCTGGATCTTGATGGAGTTGGGATAGCGCGAGGAGTCCGGGCGCCACGGCTCATAGCTGCCCATGTCCATGTAGCACACGGTGTAGATGCCCTGCTGCTTGAGCGCGGCCACCTTGGTCGCAGAGACGGTGAACCCGTCCAGGTCCATGACCGTGACGCCGGCCGGGACCGCGATCGACGACGAGGAGGACGCGCCGATCTGCCAGTCCCAGCCGACCTTGCCGCGCGGCGGGAGCTTGATGGGCGGCAGGGTCTGCGCCTGGACGGCAGGGGCCGCCGAAGCGGCGTCGGATGCAGGAACGGTGGGCTGGCTACAGGCGGCCAGGACAACAGTCAGGGCCAGTCCCCCAAAGTACAGGTGACGCATAGTTTCCTCGTTTTCCGGACGGCCGACACGACGGGTCAGCACGTCACAACATGAGTACGGCGTGAAAAAGCCGGAAACCCAGGGTTTCGGCAACGGCAGGCCAGAGCGCTTCTGCGCGGCCTGGGTGACTGTATCTGGCACCTTTATGAATGACATGACCCAAAGTTGAGAAGAGGTTTGAGCCGCCCCTCTTCCTTCTCACTCTCTTTCAATGATTCTGCAGAGTTCGGCCACCCGGCCCCGGAGGCGATATGCGCCCTTTCGCATGACATCCCTGCAGCCGGACCAGCTCAGGGAACTGGAATCGCTGTACCGCAGCGCCCATGAAGGCCGGGTGCGGGTCCGGGCGCTTGCCGTGCTGCTGGCCGCGGAGGAACACCGCAACGTGGCCGAGATCGCCCGAATCATCCGGCATCATCAGGAAACGGTGCGCCGCTGGCTTCACCGTTACCTGCAGCGCGGGATTGAGGGGCTGCAGGACGCGCCGAGGCCCGGCGCGCCCACCAAGGCCACACCGCAGTACCGGGCGGAGCTTCGCCGGGCGCTGGAGCACCATCCACACGAGCTGGGTCTGCCCTACGACCACTGGACCGCCCGCCATCTGGCGGACCATCTGGAGGCGCGAACTGGGCTGAAGCTCAGCGAAGCGAGCATCTACCGGCTGCTGCGTCAGCATTCACCGCAGGATTTCTGACGTGAATTGACGCGTGCATGCCCTCATCTCACTCATAAAAGTGATTCGGGTGACATTTTTTTGCGAAAAATCGCACACGTCCTGGCTGTGACAATGTTCGCAAATGTCGCTGGTGTCGGCGTTGCTCATCCAACTGAGCCTCAGGAAGCGACACCTTCCGTCTTCGCAACGCCTTTTAAGATCGGTTTGTTTTTCTCATACCGCCTGCTCATGGTCTGGCCTACCATGCAGTGTGCCTTTACAATCTTCATTCACGCTTCGCGCTGGACCGGACCGGCTGTCTGGTGCAGAGGTCCGGCCGCTCGGTCCTGACGGATGCTGAGACTGGCTCCCAGGACCTCCACCACCTGGCGCACCCTGGCCATTGCGCTGGCCGGCCTGGGGCTGCCGCTGCTGTGGCCGGGCATCCTGGGGCATCTGCTGGACATCCGCCCCTTCACCAGCGACATGCACAGCACCTGGCCGGGAGCCCTGACAGCGCTGCAGCTTGGGTCTGACCTGTTGATCGGTCTGTCGTACACCTTCATCTCGGCGGTGCTGGCATACATCGTGTTCCAGCACCGGCGGCTGCTGCCGTTCGACTGGGTGGTGCTGTCGTTCGGGCTATTCATCGTCGCGTGTGGCGGTACCCACCTGATGCACGTCCTGGTGCGCTGGCAGCCGGTGTACTGGCTGGACGGGTACCTCAAGGGCCTCACGGCGGTGGTCAGCGTGGCCACCGCCGCCGCGCTGCCACCACTCATTCCCAGAGTCTCCCAGCTGCTGAACGCCGAGCGGGCTGTGCTGGAGCAGCAGCGAGAGCTGGAGCGCAGCAACCAGGCGCTGCAGGCGGCCGTGGCCCGCGCCGAGATTCTAGCCGCGCTGGGTGAAGCGTTGCAGGTGGCCACCACCCACGCCCAGGTGGAACGCACCGCACTCGATCAGCTGGCCCCGGTGCTGCAGGCCAGCGCCATGCTGGTGGTGCCGTTCGGGCGTCCGGTGCTGCAGGAGGTCACGGTCTGGGGCGAGCTTCCGGCGGCAGTTGCGGCCACCTTGGCGCGTGCCAGCTTCTCGGCGCAGGAAACCCCGATGCTGCACCGGGCCGCCCAGACCCGCCAGGCCGTGTATCTGGATCAGTACGAGCAGGGCAGCGGAAACGCTTCCGGCCTGGGTGGATACGCCTACGGACTGGAGCCGATCGTGAACCGCGCTGGCGAGGTGGTCGCCGGCCTGATCGTCTGGCGCTCCACCGACCGGGGTCCCTGGACCGACAGCCAGCAGGACCTGATGCGCCGCGCTGCCTCCACCATCGGTCTGGCGCTGGAACGCACGGAAGCGACCACCCAGATCGAACGGCAGCACCTTGCCCTGGCCGAAATGAACGCCCGGCTCAAGCAGAGCAACAACGATCTGGAGCGCTTTGCCCACGTCGCCAGCCACGACCTGCAGGAGCCGCTGCGCACCGTCATCAGCTTCGGCGGCCTGCTGGAGCGCAAATACGCCGACCGGCTGGACGACACCGGACGCCGCTACCTCTCATTCATGATCGGCGGTACCACCCGGATGCACGCGCTGATCCGCGACCTGCTGACGCTGTCCACCTACACGGCCGCACCCACGCCGCTGGAAGCAGTGCCGCTGGACACGCCGCTGACCGAGGCGATGCTGCGGCTGCAGGTCCGCATTGAGGAGCAGGGGGCCCGCATCACCGTTGACCCGTTGCCCACCGTGCGGGGCAACGCCGCCGAACTGGCTCAGCTGTTCCAGAACCTGCTCAGCAACGCCCTGAAGTTCCAGCACCCAGGCACTACCCCGGACGTGCACGTCCGGGCCAAGCCTCATCCGGCCGGCTGGCACGTCCAGGTGAAGGACAATGGCATTGGCATTGATCCTCAGCACTTCGAGCAGGTCTTCGGTATCTTCCAGCGCTTGCACACCCAGC comes from Deinococcus sonorensis KR-87 and encodes:
- a CDS encoding SDR family NAD(P)-dependent oxidoreductase, with amino-acid sequence MAQMVAVTGAEGFIGSHLVEALVQSGARVRAMVQYNSFNTWGWLEQLPAEVMAQVEVQLGDVRDPGSVQALMRGADTVYHLAALIAIPYSYQAPRSYIETNVIGTLNVLEAARALETPRLVHTSTSEVYGTARTVPIHETHPVNPQSPYAASKAAADQLVNSYALSFELPVVTLRPFNTYGPRQSARAVISNIIAQLSAGQPAVRLGDVTPTRDFTFVQDTAAAFVAVGTAGPEVIGQTLNAGSNSEISVGDLVQLISDVMERPVQIEQEEQRVRPAASEVRRLVCDNRELRRLTRWQPRYPLHEGLTRTVEWFHQPRNLERYKPHLYTV
- a CDS encoding endo alpha-1,4 polygalactosaminidase — its product is MTTSRLLLDASTSPTPAAGATRVPPKPLAVYYGHGSLQRLSAYRMVVLHPQHYTPAEILWLKGRGVKPLAYLSVGEDPSPEPSAWSRRSRNPAWNTWYVKIGHPAWNARLYATAAEALQHFDGLLLDTLDSSILFPTDRSPLLRTLRSLRQRHPDAYFLANRGFDLLPDMARYVNGVLMETFTTSWEDGYRKLRPHELAYTAEMLRRVRSCDLEVYALDYATTDQQRRAARVRARALGLTTFVSVRELNSI
- a CDS encoding endo alpha-1,4 polygalactosaminidase, producing the protein MRHLYFGGLALTVVLAACSQPTVPASDAASAAPAVQAQTLPPIKLPPRGKVGWDWQIGASSSSSIAVPAGVTVMDLDGFTVSATKVAALKQQGIYTVCYMDMGSYEPWRPDSSRYPNSIKIQQDPDWPDEYFLDVTNVFKSPSVLAPILIDRMKLCKSKGFDALEPDNLQNDENVSGGRITRQQQLDFNGWIADRAHENGLAVLQKNGPDQILQRDRTGKMMVEKFDGILNEQCQEYGECSALGEYTRRGKLALDAEYRRTALNCSMMSASGINAIRKDLDLVGKNMSGYVRIGCP
- the pelF gene encoding GT4 family glycosyltransferase PelF, translated to MSSVVSLITEGTYPLYTGGVSVWCEQLVTGLPEVEFRVLALSGLSTKIGCTLPENVRQVDVVPLWESLPVRGSRPRQRAEFQELYARVLGAMLKDGPEASADFIGALNRLSLFARRADLHSALAVPSNAQVLLQVWLEHVNAVSGPPRMSPTIPRPTISDALSANMWLIHLLRPLATPAPEADLTHAVSNGLSVLPAIAAKAVHGTPFLLTEHGVYLRERYLTPPSEFLSAGTRAFLLRFHMHLTRAAYTVADIISPASNFNTRWQLHFGADVQKLHPVYNGIDPALFTLGETEPSEPTVAWVGRVDPIKDLDTLIRAHALIQHHIPSAHLRMFGPIPQGNEDYERTCRQLIHDLGLDETARFEGRVPSVAQAYQAGHVVALSSISEGFPYSVIEAMATGRPMVATDVGGVREAVGDTGFVVPPRDPRAFAEACQALLSDHALRRRMSLQARERVLTLFTVQHCLDAYQRMYTSLMFPASMSGA
- a CDS encoding nucleotidyltransferase family protein, which codes for MHAVILAGGKGTRLRPYTTCVPKPLVPIGDRYSILEILLLQLRHHGVTSVTLAIGHMGSLIRAFIGNGARFDLDVQYVEEEQPLGTVGPLLPMLSELPEHFLMMNGDVLTDIDFAELYGDHIHGGAPLTVATYQRQVSSEFGVLDVAEGHIVGFREKPVFDFDVSMGVYALSRETLRGFLPGVPLGMDRLIMELLRRGTPPASYHFGGYWLDIGRPDDYDRANAQFDELQYTLLPQLRLVPDPLRQAALGDTACAS
- a CDS encoding NAD-dependent epimerase/dehydratase family protein, whose translation is MRVLILGASGFLGGHVQAALSAAGHQVVNAPPSSQLDLAGGCEALLRGTRPDAVVNCAGRTQGTDAELTLANLTLVQQLIRAALTVEPHPRVVQLGSAAEYGPLAQVVSEDTPPQPDSAYGQSKLAATRALLAAAPELDVTVLRVCNPVGAGQRPQTLPGRAARLFQQALREHAPEVEFGDLSARRDFIDARDVARAVELVLRAPPAEPLLNVGRGEAVPARTLVRALARLCRYPGQIHEHAAGSSRSGALLWQRADVSRLRGLGWAPSYSLQDALDALWRDVEAHTAPRRTLA